The proteins below come from a single Coleofasciculus chthonoplastes PCC 7420 genomic window:
- a CDS encoding adenine phosphoribosyltransferase encodes MDLKSLIRDIPDFPKPGIVFRDITPLLRHPEGLRYTVDLLAQTCKQAGLTPDYVVGIESRGFIFGPPLAYQLGAGFIPVRKPGKLPSAVHTIEYELEYGMDCLEVHQDAFDSGCRILIADDLIATGGTAAATAKLVQKIGCELVGFSFIIELRDLQGRQKLPDAPIVTLVEY; translated from the coding sequence ATGGATTTAAAGTCGCTGATTCGGGATATCCCCGATTTTCCCAAACCTGGAATCGTATTTCGGGATATCACCCCCCTGCTGCGCCACCCAGAGGGACTACGCTACACTGTTGACCTTCTGGCTCAAACCTGTAAACAGGCGGGACTCACGCCAGATTATGTTGTCGGTATCGAATCCCGTGGCTTTATTTTTGGTCCTCCCCTCGCCTATCAACTCGGCGCTGGGTTTATCCCTGTGCGTAAACCGGGTAAACTCCCATCTGCTGTGCATACCATTGAGTATGAACTCGAATATGGTATGGATTGCTTAGAAGTTCATCAAGATGCCTTTGATTCCGGTTGTCGTATTCTGATTGCCGATGATTTAATCGCCACCGGAGGTACCGCCGCCGCTACTGCCAAGCTGGTGCAAAAAATTGGCTGTGAACTGGTGGGCTTTAGTTTTATCATCGAACTAAGGGATTTACAGGGGCGTCAGAAGTTGCCTGATGCGCCGATTGTTACCTTGGTTGAGTATTAG
- a CDS encoding ABC transporter permease translates to MTSSTQDSSTRQGLDEAWTGFLRIVTSETFLYIVKRLLQALLTLFLASALSFAIIQLSPGNYLDTLRQNPKISPERIEELRQQFGLDQPAYKQYWRWLVRVVTQGDFGESFVYFRSVSSLLWERIPATLLLAISSIIVTWAIAIPLGIIAAVKQSRFTDRALQVISYTGQGFPSFITALVLLIIAQYTSPLFPVGGMTSINHADLSPIGKVLDIGWHMILPTLALSITSFAGLQRITRGAMLDVLRQDYIQTARAKGLPENRVIYVHALRNAINPLITILGFEFASLLSGAFIAEFFFNWPGLGRLTLQAVTAKDTYLVMAALMMAAVMLIVGNLLADLLLKFVDPRIRLENLK, encoded by the coding sequence ATGACTTCTTCAACACAGGATTCTTCAACTCGTCAGGGCTTAGATGAGGCATGGACGGGGTTTCTACGGATTGTCACCAGTGAGACGTTTCTCTACATCGTCAAACGTCTCCTGCAAGCCTTATTAACCTTATTTCTGGCATCTGCCCTCAGTTTTGCCATCATTCAATTGTCACCAGGCAATTACTTGGACACCCTGCGGCAAAATCCCAAGATTTCCCCGGAACGAATTGAGGAACTCCGACAGCAATTTGGCTTGGATCAACCTGCCTACAAGCAATATTGGCGCTGGCTGGTGCGAGTGGTGACTCAAGGAGATTTTGGTGAGAGTTTTGTTTATTTTCGTTCCGTATCGTCTCTACTCTGGGAACGTATCCCTGCCACCTTACTGCTTGCCATTTCCTCGATTATCGTCACTTGGGCGATCGCGATTCCGCTAGGAATTATTGCCGCTGTCAAGCAAAGCCGCTTTACCGATCGCGCTTTACAGGTGATTAGTTATACCGGTCAGGGTTTTCCCAGCTTTATCACTGCCTTAGTGCTGCTAATTATCGCCCAATACACCTCACCGCTGTTTCCTGTGGGTGGCATGACCAGTATTAATCATGCCGATTTGTCACCCATTGGTAAAGTCCTGGATATTGGATGGCACATGATTTTACCAACCCTTGCCCTCTCGATCACCAGTTTTGCCGGACTTCAACGAATTACACGCGGGGCAATGTTGGATGTTTTGCGGCAAGATTATATCCAAACAGCCCGTGCCAAGGGACTTCCAGAAAATCGGGTCATCTATGTCCATGCCTTACGGAATGCCATTAATCCCCTAATCACCATCCTGGGTTTTGAATTTGCTAGTTTGTTAAGTGGTGCGTTTATTGCTGAATTTTTCTTTAATTGGCCCGGTTTAGGGCGATTGACATTACAAGCGGTCACAGCTAAAGATACCTATCTGGTGATGGCAGCCTTGATGATGGCGGCGGTGATGCTGATTGTCGGTAACTTACTGGCTGATTTGCTGCTCAAATTTGTTGACCCGCGCATTCGCCTAGAAAATCTCAAATAA
- a CDS encoding alpha/beta hydrolase, with amino-acid sequence MTFQVNRFDRKDSRRTQSRKGVKSRWLIQKLKHHIFLFGVALSWGIATPLNAAERVTLQLGPFQQSVEIADLEEWAQTGQLPPTLTPYRSLLTPQVQQVLNRRLQLDPNLAEKFINDLLLSTDGARLLDQIGRVLPDSSLDQLKAALFLAARQANGLSVLSFLRAYPEETVTINASSAIAIVLQMNLPYLQSQVVNPILEQELTMADTPEFTADFDPTVTGYQYVRERTLRLRDRDRDRAIPVDVYWVGNTSGPLVVLSHGFGSDRKFLTYLARHLASNGLTVVAIEHPGSNFSWLSGVSLRSNIGEVLPPSEFIDRPQDVSFVLDRLAKINRGYGSLRGKLNTEQVTVIGHSLGGYTALALAGGQLDLEELREFCQQRSPLERSPADWFQCSATDLQEDNVQLRDQRVVQVMALNAVTGHLFGSSGLAEVKIPTLLLTGTNDAITPSLEHQLRAFDQLGGLKYLLVALGGTHLSVTDRATLNEAVTSSTLVPELTDKDAEPLRRLFRGVSLAFIKQLTPEAQRYQPFLTPAYAQSLSTPSLSLRLSTQLPPSLTTWFQVLSVSNQKIAIRFPTLNQDAIGKIFSPFANSSQVMTQTDCCTGQLNQIFTNFMNTYNRRLTGIS; translated from the coding sequence ATGACGTTTCAAGTGAATCGATTTGATCGCAAGGACTCTCGGCGTACTCAATCTAGAAAAGGAGTGAAGTCCAGATGGCTAATCCAAAAACTTAAACACCACATTTTTTTATTCGGCGTAGCCCTTTCTTGGGGAATCGCCACTCCCCTGAATGCGGCGGAACGAGTCACCCTGCAATTAGGACCGTTTCAGCAATCGGTGGAAATCGCGGATCTAGAAGAATGGGCGCAGACGGGTCAGCTACCGCCAACTCTCACACCCTACCGTTCCTTACTCACCCCCCAAGTTCAGCAGGTACTCAACAGACGCCTGCAACTCGACCCCAATCTGGCTGAGAAATTTATCAATGATTTGCTGCTGTCCACCGATGGCGCCCGCTTACTGGATCAAATTGGTAGGGTACTCCCGGATAGCAGTCTTGATCAGTTAAAAGCAGCTCTATTTTTAGCGGCACGCCAAGCCAATGGATTGTCGGTGCTAAGTTTTTTAAGAGCTTACCCCGAAGAGACCGTCACGATCAATGCCTCATCCGCGATCGCGATTGTGCTGCAAATGAATCTGCCTTACTTACAATCTCAAGTGGTTAATCCGATCCTGGAACAGGAACTCACTATGGCGGATACCCCAGAGTTTACGGCTGACTTTGACCCAACGGTGACCGGTTATCAATATGTCCGGGAACGTACCCTGAGGCTACGTGATCGCGATCGCGATCGGGCTATTCCCGTGGATGTTTACTGGGTGGGCAATACGTCAGGACCTTTGGTTGTCCTCTCCCACGGCTTTGGCTCTGACCGCAAATTTTTAACCTACTTAGCGCGTCATCTCGCGTCTAATGGTTTAACTGTTGTGGCAATAGAACATCCCGGCAGTAATTTTAGCTGGCTCAGTGGGGTTTCTCTCAGGAGTAACATTGGAGAGGTGTTACCCCCATCGGAGTTTATCGACCGTCCTCAGGATGTTAGCTTTGTTTTGGATCGGCTGGCGAAAATTAATCGAGGCTATGGATCGTTACGGGGCAAATTGAATACGGAGCAAGTTACCGTTATCGGTCATTCCCTAGGCGGCTACACCGCTTTAGCCTTAGCCGGAGGACAACTTGACCTAGAGGAATTACGAGAGTTTTGTCAACAGCGTAGTCCTCTAGAACGCTCACCCGCTGACTGGTTTCAATGTTCTGCCACAGACTTACAGGAAGACAATGTACAGTTACGCGATCAGCGGGTGGTTCAGGTAATGGCGCTCAACGCCGTTACTGGACATTTATTTGGCAGTTCGGGTCTAGCGGAGGTAAAAATTCCCACCTTGCTCTTAACGGGAACCAATGACGCGATTACCCCCTCTCTGGAACACCAACTTCGCGCCTTTGATCAGTTAGGTGGACTCAAGTATCTGCTGGTGGCGCTAGGGGGGACTCATTTAAGTGTCACCGATCGCGCAACTCTCAATGAAGCTGTAACCAGCAGTACCTTGGTGCCGGAACTAACGGATAAAGATGCAGAACCCCTGCGTCGGCTATTTCGAGGCGTGAGTTTAGCCTTCATTAAACAGCTAACGCCTGAAGCCCAACGTTATCAACCCTTTTTGACACCAGCTTACGCCCAATCGCTTTCCACTCCCAGCTTATCCTTACGCCTGAGTACTCAACTCCCACCCAGCTTAACCACTTGGTTCCAAGTGTTAAGTGTGAGTAACCAGAAGATTGCCATCCGTTTCCCTACCCTCAATCAAGATGCGATCGGGAAGATTTTTTCACCCTTTGCCAACTCTTCCCAGGTTATGACCCAGACTGATTGCTGCACAGGACAACTCAACCAGATTTTTACGAATTTTATGAATACCTATAATCGGCGTTTAACGGGAATCAGTTAG